One genomic segment of Erythrolamprus reginae isolate rEryReg1 chromosome 2, rEryReg1.hap1, whole genome shotgun sequence includes these proteins:
- the LOC139160033 gene encoding zinc finger protein 84-like, whose product MMQQRMQVGEKPFECPTCGKCFRHNYSLVNHQRTHTGEKPFECPDCEKGFSKNSNLMRHKKTHTGEKPFECPNCGESFTKHSHLIKHQRTHTGEKLFKCPDCGKSFIRNSQLVRHQRTHTGEKPFECAICGNCFNHNSNLVIHQRTHTGEKPFECPDCGKRFNRNCDLVTHQRIHTGEKPFECPNCGKSFNRNYDLVIHQRTHTGEKPFECPDCGKSFIKNSNLVKHQKTHTGEKTFECFDCGKRFSERWHLVAHQRTHTGEKPFECTDCGKKFNQRSSLVIHQRTHTGEKPFECAICGKCFNHNSNLVIHQRTHTGEKPFECPDCGKRFSQNSNLVKHQKIHTGEKIFECSDCGKSFSERWHLVAHQRTHTGEKPFECPDCGKGFSTRSNLINHVLIHTGEKPFKCPECGQCFRKHSTLIAHKKIHTRATVMIVENA is encoded by the coding sequence ATGATGCAACAAAGGATGCAggtaggagagaaaccctttgaatgtcctacctgtgggaaatgtttcagacaCAATTACAGCCTGGTGaaccaccagaggactcacacaggagagaaaccttttgaatgtcctgattgtgaaaAAGGTTTCAGTAAAAATTCCAACCTGATGAGACACAAaaagactcacacaggagagaaaccatttgaatgtcctaatTGTGGGGAAAGTTTCACTAAACATTCACACCTCATTAAGcaccagaggacacacacaggagagaaactgtttaaatgtcctgattgtgggaaaagtttcattaGAAATTCCCAActtgtgagacaccagaggactcacacaggagagaaaccttttgaatgtgcTATTTGTGGGAATTGTTTCAATCACAATTCCAACCTAGtgatacatcagaggactcacacaggagagaaaccctttgaatgtcctgattgtggaaaacgtTTCAATCGGAATTGTGACCTGGTCACACACCAgagaattcacacaggagagaaaccttttgaatgtcctaattgtgggaaaagtttcaatcgGAATTAtgacctggtgatacaccagaggactcacacaggagagaaaccctttgagtgcCCTGACTGTGGTAAAAGCTTCATTAAGAATTCCAACCTTGtgaaacaccagaagactcacacaggagagaaaaccTTTGAATGCTTTGATTGTGGAAAACGTTTCAGTGAGAGATGGCACCTCGTTgcacaccagagaactcacacaggagagaaaccatttgaatgtacCGATTGTGGGAAAAAGTTCAATCAGAGGTccagcctggtgatacaccagaggactcacacaggagagaaaccttttgaatgtgctatttgtgggaaatgtttcaatcacAATTCCAACCTAGTGatccatcagaggactcacacaggggaaaaaccctttgaatgtcctgattgtggaaaaagattcagtcagaattccaaccttgtgaaacaccagaagattcacacaggagagaaaatcTTTGAATgctctgattgtggaaaaagtttcagtgagAGATGGCACCTCGTTgcacaccagagaactcacacaggagagaaaccatttgaatgtccagattgtgggaaaggtttcagtactAGGTCTAACCTTATAAATCATGTGCTTATTcacacaggggaaaaaccttTTAAATGCCCCGAATGTGGACAATGTTTCAGGAAGCATTCTACCCTTATCGCACATAAGAAAATTCACACGAGGGCCACAGTAATGATTGTAGAGAATGCTTGA
- the LOC139160035 gene encoding zinc finger and SCAN domain-containing protein 2-like: MKHYPMHTKKKSYDCSDCRKCFTTNYLLLMHQRTHTGEKPYECSVCGKSFSHNSSLVRHQGTHTGEKPFECPDCGKSFSRHSQLVEHQSVHTVEKLFECPDCGKSLSGKSNLLLHQRTHTGEKPFECPDCGKKFSRNSYLVVHQRTHTGEKPFECPECGKKFSRNSHMVVHLRTHTGEKPFHCSLCGKSFSHNSSLVIHQRTHTGEKPYECPVCGKSFTENSSLVNHQWIHTGEKPFECRDCGKSFIDNSHLVIHLRTHTGEKPFQCHFCGKGFSLNSHLVSHQRTHTGEKPYECPVCGKSFTANSSLVRHQSTHTGEKPFECLDCGKSFSRNSHLVVHQRTHTGEKPYECPVCVKRFTDNSSLVRHQSTHTGEKPFECPDCGKSFSLNSNLVKHQRTHTEDKFFE; the protein is encoded by the coding sequence ATGAAACACTACCCGATGCACACAAAAAAGAAATCATATGATTGTTCTGATTGCAGGAAATGTTTCACTACAAATTACCTCCTTCTGATGCACCAGAGAACACATAcgggagaaaaaccatatgagtgttcagtttgtgggaaaagtttcagtcacaattcaagctTGGTGAGACACCAGggaactcatacaggagagaaaccctttgaatgtcctgattgtgggaaaagttttagtcgccATTCCCAGTTGGTGGAACACCAGAGTGTTCACACAGTagagaaactctttgaatgtcctgactgtggaaaaagttTAAGTGGGAAGTCCAACCTCTTActtcaccagaggactcacacaggagagaagccgtttgaatgtcctgattgtgggaaaaaatTCAGTCGCAATTCCTACttggtggtacaccagaggactcacacaggagagaaaccctttgaatgtcctgaatgtGGGAAAAAATTCAGTCGCAATTCCCACATGGTGGTACACCTgaggacacacacaggagagaaaccatttcatTGTAgtctttgtgggaaaagtttcagtcataattccagcctcgtgatccaccagaggactcacacgggagaaaaaccgtatgagtgtccagtatgtgggaaaagtttcactgagaattccagcctggtgaaccACCAGtggattcacacaggggagaaaccctttgaatgtcgtgattgtgggaaaagtttcattgACAATTCCCACTTGGTGATACacctgaggactcacacaggagagaaaccatttcaatGTCATTTTTGTGGAAAAGGTTTCAGTCTCAATTCACATCTGGTGagccaccagaggactcacacaggagaaaaaccgtatgaatgtccagtttgtgggaaaagtttcactgccaattccagcctggtgagacaccagagcactcacacaggagagaaaccctttgaatgtcttgattgtgggaaaagtttcagtcgaaATTCCCACTTGGTGGTACACCAGAGaacccacacaggagaaaaaccttatGAGTGTCCAGTTTGTGTGAAGCGTTTTactgataattccagcctggtgagacaccagagcactcacacaggagagaaaccctttgaatgtcctgattgtgggaaaagtttcagtcttaattccaacctggtgaaacatcagaggactcacacagaagATAAATTCTTTGAATGA